One Gadus chalcogrammus isolate NIFS_2021 chromosome 7, NIFS_Gcha_1.0, whole genome shotgun sequence genomic window, GATCTGTCTCCAGTATACAAGTGCAGGGGTGCAAACTGGTGATTGCCCACAACGGTAAAGGTTTTTTgtcagaaaataaagaaaatgagcAATGTACGGCACCCAGGCCCCTTCTCTGTAAGgtcggcagtagctcaggaggtagaacgGACGCGGGTAAccgctcctcctagctcctagaGTCTCAagctgagcaaggcacctaaccctaactgctcccgacgagctggctgtcgcttgCATAGCTGAACCCCGCCGCTGACGgggtgtgaatgaatgggtgaatgttaggcaatctTGTAAAGagctttgggtggccactggtCACAAAAATAAGCATTTTCTAACCAAACTGTTTAAGTGTGAGTAAAAGCCTGTCAGTGATCTACTATATGATCTCTTATATGAAGCAGGGCTAGCAATAAGATCAACTCAGTCTTATCTATTAGGCGGTTGCCCtatttgggttaaaaaaatggAAATTTCGCCGAAAGTTGACCAGTGTGTCAATACCCCAGTAATGACACACTCTTTATGTTCTGGAAACTCACTGATCACGTTCTGCTCCCTCAGGTGCTCCAGCACAGACTCGACGCTCTTCAGCCGCTGGACCAGCGCTGTCTGGTGCCTCTTGAGGAACGTGAACCCATCTGGAATAGACGCGGTTAGAGAGCCCAATGAAGGGCCGTGATTCACCAACTGTCGCCTTGCATTAACACTCACaagtgtgaaaaaaaacataaccagGGGCCGAGTGCAAAACATAGGAGCGGTTTAGGGGCATTCAGCTGCAGGGGATTTGGCACAGTACATATGACAGTACATAGTGAGAGGGAGAACAGCAGACTGTACCTGAGGCCATGGCCTCAGCCAGCATCTcgcgctcctcctccctcttctggtCCTCGGCGCTCAGCAGGTCCGAGACCAGCTCCTGGACGGTCTTGTAGTTCTCCCCGCTGGTCAGGATCTTGCTCTGCACCGTCTGTTTGACCAGGCTACGCTCAAAGCCCATCTCCAGGGCCGACTTGATGACCGGGGTGTTCATCATGACCGTGTCCTCCGAGCGCTCCTCCCCCGGCCCCACGTGCACCACTAGGAAGAGAGTTACAGGTTTTATAAAAGATAAATTGAACGAAGATCTCTGTTGACATTTCTCACAGAGACGGCCTCCTCTACAATAACACTGAGACGTTTGTCTTTTGAAACCGTGCCTGAATACCAAACTGCTGAACGATGTTATAAGAAtagcacacaaataaacaaggtCATGTCCTAAACCTGACCCGTTCCTTACCTGGTGAGTCCACAAACTCTCTGGAGGTGTTGTCTCCGCTGGTCAAAAGCTGTGGAGGAACAAGAAAAAACTAAATGGATCAGTCTTGAGATGTCTCCTGCTCTACAGTCCCCAAATAGTAACCTGCTGGGTTTACCAACCTGCTCAAAGAGCCGTGGGAACCGGGCCTGGATCTGATGCACAAACTCCTGGCCCTTCTCCTGCAGAAGATACTCACACCTGCATTCAGGAAGATACAAGATACAAGATTGattattgtcatatgcacaatggaaacatagttTGCACTGAGCAATGAAATTCTTAAATTTGCAAGttcccttcacacaaaatatactTAAAATAAAGTAGATAAATAACTAAACTACTAAAAACAAAGGGCAGAATTTTgttaaacaaaaacagttaAATATAAGGTGATGTTTAGCATGTGCAATGTTTGCATACAGCAGAAGGCCCTGAAAGACCTTGAAACATAGAAGTTTGAATATACACATTCGATATTGAATATTATTAGCAGATAAGTACATAGTGCAAATGAAGCTCacagttgaaaataaatacagaagaGACACCAATCAGCATTGGATGCAGTGATGACAGGTGCTAAGCTCCTCTGTATCAGAGGATAGTTCACAGCGCAAATCTGGTGCATTACAAAAATTCAAAAGGCTAATACACTGAATGGCCATGGTTACCAGTTACCTTGGAAACCACTTGGCGTGTTCTACCCAGGGGTCATCTCCAGACTCCCAGCAGCGAAGCCCGCCATCACAGCAGAAACATTTCACGTCATCATTACGACCTTTGGAACCAACACACCGTGTTCCATGTAAAGTTTGGAAGAgcatatgtattattatttatttttgtcaacGGAAGCCCTTATTTTTGGGCATAATGCTCAGTTCACCATCAGGTGCGCGGTTTAAGGCGAGTGGGCGTGGCTTCTTACCCACATAGTAGAAGCCGGCCTTGGCCAGCTGATCGGGCCGCACCGGGATACGCGAGGGCCAGTTGACGAAGGTGAGCAGCCGCTCCTCGTTCTGTTGCATGCCGGGGTTCGACACGTTACTGAGGCCCGGGGCCACCACCGCCGCGGCCCCAGAGAGCTGCCAGGGCCCCGCCGCGGCGGCCCCGAGGCCTGGGGCCGCGGCGGTAGCCAGGGACACGTTGTCGGCCCGGTCCCCTCTGACAAAGCGGCAGTTGGGGTAGTGTCTCTGGTGCTCCGACACGGCGCGGTCACCCGGCACCCAGTTACTCAGCTGCAAGACACACGTGATGTTACCCCTGATGTGGTCATCAGCACTCAGTACTATTTATAAATTAGACCCGGTAGGATATGATGCTACTGCTGCAAAGTCACACtggccaaacacacacctgtccccCGCAGCTGAAGCAGGCCACCCGGTCGCCCTGACCCAGGAAGTAGAAGCCGGCCTTGGCCAGCTCTCCGGGGGTGATGATGGACAGCGTCCAGGCCTGGAAGGAGTCCAGGCGCTCCTGCTCTCGCCGCATGCTGGGGTTGTGGCACACGGGCGGCCTCTGGTGGGACATGTCCTCCACGCCGCGGGACGCCAGCGGACTGGACGGGGGCGGAGCGGAGAAGCCGATGTTCATGTAGGTGGCGGGCTCCTCTGCCTGGCTGCTGGGAGCCGGGAGGGCCGGTGCTGGGACGACCGCAGGGCCAGGGGCCGACAGCTGGGGCAGATAGCAAAGAAGCACACCGGTTTAGAATGAAAGGCCTTTGGAAGAGATCCCAACCACCGTACACAtttaaacaaaactaaaaacCTGGGGTCTCAACCTCATCTTTCAGTACATTTCAACATGGCTCTCCAGCTTATAAGACCCGCCTCTGGCCTGCCATTAGACCAACAGCATCCCACGGCGGAGGCATGGCTACAGACCTAGTCATCATGTCAGTCTCAACCTCATCTCACAGTAGGCTTTGTGTGACCCCTGGGTTCAGGGCCAACCCCTCTCTACAGCACAACAGAGGCAGTATCAGTTACCGGGGGCAGGACGGGGGCGCTGCGCAGGGGGGAGAAGGCggagtgggaggaggacagCAGGTTGGCCGTGGAGGGCAGGCTTTGAATGaaggggcaggagggggagagCTGCCGGTGCTTCTCTGAAGGACAGTCCCCGGCTTGCCAGCCCTCCGCCGTCACGTTGCACCTGAAGCACTGCACCCTGTTGCCCACGCCCGTGTAGTACCAGCCCGCCCGCGCCAGGCTGCGCTCCGTCACGCCCGAGGCGGGGAAACGGGCGAACGTGGAGATGCGGAAGAGCTCTGGGGACATAGAGAGGATGTGTATAGCCCTTAATGACAGGTAGTCTCAAAGgcccccccagagggcaagataAAACTCCCtcaattagcaaggaagaaatcttgaggagaaacgcagagtgggggatccgtCCTTCAGAGTCGGGATCCCACtaatcaggagtgcaatgggtgccataattgacatacataaaaacatacGTATATACAGGCAAAACATGTTCACATTACTCCCAGTCACCACAGGACACTCAAGcaatttaaattaaaacaaaattgGGGTGGtggttttaaaatatatatatatatatatacaaataatttgAAAAAGACTCCAGCGTAAACATAATAAATTGGGTGTATATAGTgccaaacatttaaaataattgaCATGGGGGAACCATGAACCAATATCTCATATTGAGGTAAACTAGAAGAGACCCAACACAGATGTCATGGCATGGCTAAGTGGATGTAGCGGTtcgaggagaaagggagaaggaggagaggagctggtaCCTGAGGAGTTGTCATACTGCAGATCAGGCGGAGGACCGCTGCGACACAGGGCCATCAGAAACTGGTTCTTTTTCAGTTCCAAAAGAGTTTCCATGATTGTTCAGTTACGTTTTTACATGTAGTATTGCAGAGGGCGGCTGAGTGGGAGAGGTGGGAGAATAACGCCACTGGTATAACCCCCAGTCACACACTCACGGTTCTGCTCCAAATGAAAGCGAAACTACTAGACAGCCTCGCTGCTATATCGACACGAAACTTAAGAAAGCAGTCCTTCATCGGATTTATAATAGCGTACAGGTTACAAGAAAGATATAAAGAAAGCTACATTTGAATATGGTCATATTTAAATGTGAGCAGTCTATGTTTCATTTCCTCAATTTAGAGGGGCAATAAGCACATTTACCCCTCAGAAATGTTTAATCGATATAGCAATTAAAATAATTTATTGACGTGATACTTATGAGCGCGAAAGTTCCACTGTCAATCGATTTAATCATGCATCACATGTGAATAAACGTGTCCCCATCAACGAACCGCGCTGATAGTGAAATAATACTTTTAGACCCCATTGTGGTATCTATCCACTGTGCCTTCACCATGGCATGGCATCAGATCCCCTCATCTCAATCCCCCCCTGATGTGGACTCCTTATGTCCGGGGTCTAGGCTCCCATGACGGTGACAGCCGAGGATGACAGATAGTTCCACGATGAAGATGACAAGATAGTTTCCCGATGAGGAGCACAACAGGAATTTCCAGCTCCACTACGTCAGCCTCACGTCCGGCCAACAGGAAAGTCCCTGCTGCTTTATTCTGCTGTCTTCCGTCTAAACACTGGACCATATGACATACAATTTCGTTAGTTCAATGAATACTATAACAACCCGTTTGGACTACCGTTATATAAATATCTAAAGCATATTATATCATGCGCATGCTATTAAAGATACGATACATCCTAGATAAAATGTGCATTAGCGACACCGCCCACGCAGTCGTTACGCAATTGTAATATAATTTATAAACATgatgttaaaataaatataaatacaaatgtttaCCTAAAAGAAAAGAATGAAGATATATGACCTGCAATTTAATGAATTGTAGTATGATGAATCTAGAGATATACAGTCCATGGCCGCAGTCACATCGTTGTTGTTACCTTGACTCCGCCCACTTCAGTTGTTGACCCCACCCACTTCATGTGCCGCGTTCAAGACCACTCCGAGATACGACTTATTAATGGTGGCCTATTAACACAAGTATTATAAAAGTGTTTGTTGACGTTTCGACACATAATTTGATGTGTAATTATGCAATATGTGTTTGTATCGTCTATATTTCGCTTCGATTTAACCCCCTTTCTTCTTAATGCATTTCCAAAATAAGCATGAATTGTTGCtgcatatattatattataatcagCGATGAACCAAAATATGCCAACATTCCTTCGGCCATCCATGTTCCCCAACGTATTTCAGTCATGTAACAAGAAAGCAGGATGTatattattgtatgttttaattTCTTGTCCAAAATTAAACATAACATACATGGCTAATCGGTATCCCCTAGGTGGCGCAAAATGGATTTCCCCCGGCATCCTACGTAAGGatagcctgggtatacccatgctgccttgcgcgcgATTTCATTTAGCGCTGACATCTGAAGTTtacttatacttccatggtcggtaaacaatgcgactgcaaTCGCTCAgaagacctctcgcttatgatgctacaatgctaacaatacTAAAAAAACGAATATTTCAGCATCCGGTACGGcatgaactagggcgtggctaagcatatctctccttgatgttgccctgcatggagccagtttcctgccataattcaaacctgaaaaaaaaagtttcaaaggcttgtaaatCTGGgattgaaaactcaacaccttgtaaaaaaggttttgcaacactgaaaaaagagattataacctaaagaaaattcaaacatctgtaaacatgattttgtgttctattttatcttcttcatcattttcaccaacacattttccaagttcaaacaatttcaccagcgcatttgcagagtttcaaatctggcactgttcgaatgtacgtcagccgagagcaaccaataggtttagagctaaatggtcccgcccccaggaacgtttttttttcttccgatttgactgtcaggagtttcaaaacgagtgcgcgacagaacactgccaatattcacgtgactcaaagcttgcgcctgtgtgatcaaatctctgaaaaggcagtgctgaaaagtcagttctgaaaaaatacgttgcaatggcgtaaacgtacacctttacaagttttgaaaactaaatattcaacctttcaaaacttatttctcaatgtatgaacacctgtttgcagaatcccatttacaaggtttcaaaaccgggaaacaatgaaatacactgttagaaaaGTGCCAGAAtcgaaactctgcaaatgcgctggtgaaattgtttgaactttgaaaatgtgttggtgaaaatgatgaagaagataaaatagaacacaaaatcatgtttacagatgtttgaatttttgtttgaatttttttcaggttataatctcttttttcagtgttgcaaaaccttttttacaaggtgttgagttttcaaacccagacttacaagcctttgaaactttttttttcaggtttgaattatggcaggaaactggctccatagccctgcgccattgagcagtttacataggaatgaatgggcgcaaTTTTGGAATCCGGTGTCAATTCTATAATATTTCCATGGCTGGGACGTGAGAGATGCGGCCGCCATCTTGAAGTGGGGATGGGGAGCCAGGGAACAGCGTAAAGTCTGAGGGGAGATAGGAACAGAGGATGTATTTCTGCTTGGGGAACGCAGTTTGGCATCGACAATGACCATTCAGACTTGTTATcattggttgtgtctgtgtctcataAGATAAGGCTGCACTACATTGCCAAACTCGCCTCTCTTGAACGTCAGAAAGGAAGCACGAGAAAGAAGCTATTGCAAAACAGTCCTCTTTCAGggttttatatttttacattcACATTGCCTTGCATACACTACATTGGTCAGTCTGCATTTACCCTTACagcattttattgtattttgaataTCACTCCTAATTCATGATAATCAGGCCTAATGCGATGGATTTATTTTCCATGATAATTCTTTGGTATTTTATTCTCTTATTTTTGAAACACTGTGAATGGTCAGACTGCCTTTACCCTGGctgctttttattgtattttgaattTCACTCGTTCTGGTATGATCATTTGCCTGTATCAATTCCCACCTGCAAACTCCAATCaattccatccattcatccacaaATAAACATTCCATCAGCAGATTTGTATCATGATGACGCATTCTCATTACAATCTCATTACATAACAATATTCAAATAGTAACATTGTTGGGTAAAACAGAATTTGGTTTTATCTGAATACAGcgtgtggcaaccccgatccgaCGGAGGAGTTCAagccccgccagcgccctctccgcgggcaGGTAGTCCGTGGGAGATATGGGCCGCTCGGCGCATCGAGCGCACCCACGCAATCACGGAGATGCGGAGCACCCGGCGGAGGGAGACGGGTAGGGTTCTTAAGGACCGAGCGCGCACCAGTCAGGGGAATGCGACCGAGTTGGAGAGACGCGGTAGGGGGAGATTACCCGGACCCACGCTAATGACATTTCGCCTCTCCCCAGGACTAAGCAGCCGGAGACGCAAGGGATCGAGACGCCGACCCCGCTGCAGGACCAGACCCGGAGCGGTCCCCTTTTTTCCCCATACCAGGAAGAACCTCAGATAACTTTTTCGTTACCCTTTTTTGCACGTGTGGTAAAACGCAATAAAAAAACGTTGACCCACACCCTGTTTCCGCAACGCGATAGGAGGAGATCGAGGTGTTGCGGCGATGCCTGGTCCGGATGGCCGAGCAGCTCGGACGGGAACCGGCCCACGCCGCCCCCACGAAGCGGCTCACTAAACTGGGACCTGACGATTACGTCGAGGCATATCTTGAGATTTTTGAGCGGACCGCGGCCCGTGGGAGGTGGCCAGTGGACCAGTGGGGCTACATACTAGCGCCCTTCCTGTCGGGGACGCCCAACGCGCCTACCGGGACCTCAGCCTGGCCCAGGCGGCGCACTACCCCACACTCAAGCTGGCCATCCTCGCCCATTACGGTCACAGCCTCCCAGCCCAGGCGCAGCGGTTCCACGACTGGGTGTACGACCCCCTGGGCTCGGTGAGGAGCCAGATCTCGCAACTCGTCTGCCTGGCGGAGCGGTGGCTCGTTGAGGGGGAGGGTCCCCCGCTGCTGGATCGGCTGGTGATCGAACCCTTCATCCGAGCCCTGCCCACCGGGGCCAAATGCTGGGCCTCCGGGAACCAACCAAGGTCAGTGAACGACCTCGTGGAACTGTTGGAGAACCACCAGGTCACCCAGCGGCTGTGCAGCGGGGCGACCCCGGCCcccggtggtgggggtgagacGCGGACCGAGCGGCGCGGACGGACGCCGGAGAGCCAGCGCACCCAGGCACTGCCCTCCCGCGCGCCCGCCTACCCGAACCGGACCATCGCGGACCGCCGAGGGCCCGCCCCTCCgacccagagagaggagtggaggtgctACACGTGCGGCCAGACGGGCCACCTGGCCCGCCATTGTCCCGGAGCAGGGGACGTATCCATGCCCACGGCCAGTCCGTCcgaccggaggggggggggggtctgtctccgcaccacctgctggtcccACGAGCGGACCGACACCCCCAGCCTACCAGTACGCGTGGGGAGGCACGACACCCACGCCCTGCTCGACTCAGGGAGAGTGGTTACGCTGGTCCGTCCCGGTCTGGCGGACGGGACCTCCGGGCGGAGGATCGACGTAGGCTGCATGCACGGGCAGACCGAGTCCTACAGCACGAGGCAGATCACCGTCCAGACCCCGAAGGGCACCTTCACGGTTCGGGCCGGGCTGgtcccgaacctcccgatgcCCCTCTTAATCGGACGGGACTGCCCGATCTTCGCCCAACTGCTAGGGGCCGAGCTTCAGGCACCCTGGCGCCGACCCCCTCGGACCCGACCCCGCCGGCTGCGTAGCCGGCCCGCCTATATGGCCTCCCACCCGGCGCCCTCCCGGTCCGACTCAGACGAGTCCCCCGACAGGCCCCCGAGAGAGGCGGCACGGCACACCCACGCCTCGTCCACGGTGTCCCTTCCCCCGGGGACCCCGGACACGATGACTGCCTCCGAGCAGGCCCCTCCGCCAGACGAGGAGGAGACTCCACCCCTCATAGACTTCTCCGACTACCCCCTGGCCGACGGGGGAGGCCCCAACAAGGGAGGACAGTTCGCCACCGCCCAGCTGGAGGACGACGCCCTCCGCCACGCCTGTGGACACGTCCAGGTCCATGAAGGCCTCTTGCGGGACTCGGTGAGTGACCGACAGTACCCGCACTTCAGCACTAGGAGGGGGTTACTATACCGGGTGGTACAGAGAGGGGGTAAGGAGGTAGAACAGTTGGTCGTCCCAAGGCCGTACGTGAGCAAAGTCCTCTATATGGCCAACACCCACCTATTGGGGGCTCACCTGGGGATGGACAAGACGAGGGACAGAATCCTGAACCGGTTTTACTGGCCAGGGGTAAAACGGAATGTAGAGGATTACTGCCGGGCATGCCCCAAGTGCCAACGCACCGCCCCGAGACCCACTGTACGGAACCCCCTCATACCGATGCCGCTGATAGAAGTCCCGTTCGACCGGCTGGGTCTAGACATCATAGGTCCCCTCCCCAAGACTAGTCGAGGCCATCGCTACGTCTTAGTTATGGTGGATTACGCCACACGCTACCCAGAGGCAGTTCCTCTCCGTGCCCCCACAGCCAAGGCGGTGGCGAGGGAACTAATGGTTTTATTCAGCCGGGTGGGGATAGTCCGAGAGATCCTGACGGATCAAGGGTCCTGTTTTATGTCCCGGGTTTTGAAAGACCTCACCAGTCTGTTACAGATCCGCCACCTCCGGACCTCCGTCTACCCCCCCCAAACCGACGGGTTGGTGGAGAGATTCAACAAAACCCTGAAGTCCATGCTTAAGAAGGTCATGGAAGCAGACGGGAAAaactgggaccagctgcttCCGCATGTCCTCTTCGCCATTCAAGAGGTGCCCCAGGCCTCCACGGGATTCTCGCCCTTCGAGCTCCTCTACGGCCGGCGACCAAGAGGGCTGCTCAACATCGCCCGGGACGCCTGGGAGAGCCAACCATCCCCCCACCGCACCGTCATCGAGCATGTGGAGCAGATGCGGGGCCGGATGGCGCAGATCTGGCCCATGGTCCATCCAggtctaccacatcaacctgctgaagcAGTGGCAACCACCGACAGCCCCGCTGTCCCTCTCCGCACGACTACCCCTGCCCGAGGTACCAGTGGGGGAGCAGCTGAGCACAAGCCAGACCCAGGACATGAAGGAAGTggtcctccagcacctcgaCGTCTTCTCGGAGCGGCCCGGGAGGACCGCGACCGTCAGACACGACATCAGGACGGAACCGGGAGTCCGAGTCCGACTCCGGCCCTACCTCATTCCGGAGGCACGGCGGGCCGCCATCCGAGCGGAAACCATAAGCATGCTGCAGATGGGGGTCATCGAGGAGTCCCACAGCGCATGGTCCAGCCCggtggtcctggtccccaaacCGGACGGAACGTACCGCTTCTGCAATGACTTCCTGAAATTGAAGTGTCGGCCTTCGatgcctaccccatgccccgcaTAGACGAACTGATAGAGCAGCTGGGGCCGGCCCGGTTCATTACCACCCTGGACCTGACAAAAGGATACTGGCAGGTCCCTCTCACCCAGCGGGCCCGGGAGAAGACAGCATTCGCCACCCCCGACGGGCTGTACCAGTACACGGTCCTCCCGTTCGGGGTGCATGGGGCGCCCGCGACCTTCCAGCGGATGATGGACCGGGTCCTACGGGCCCACAGGGAATACGCCGCCGCCTACATAGACGACATCGTCGTCCACAGCAGCACCTGGGACCTGCAACTACATCACCTCCGTGCCGTCCTGGGAGCGCTCCGAGCCGCCGGCCTCACGGCCAACCCTAAGAAGTGGGCCTCGAAGAGGCGTCCTACCTGGGCTACCGAGTGGGGAGGGGCAGCGTGAAGCCGCAAGAGGAGAAGGTGCAGACCAAGAAGCAGGTGAAGTCATTCCTGGGACTCGTGGGGTACTACCAACGCTTCATCCCGGCGATCGCGACActggccagccccctccacGAGTTGACGCGGAGGGCTTCGCCTGACCGGGTCGAGTGGACGGAGGAGATCGAGGAGGCGTTCTCGTGCCTCCGACGGGCCCCCTGCACCGAGCCCCTCCTGATCACCCCGGACTTCAACCTCCCCTTCGTCGTCCACACCGACGCATCCGAGGTGGGGCTGGGAGCGGTCTTATCCCAGGTCCGGTCGGGCGAGGAGCACCCGGTGACCTATATCAGCCGGAAACTCCTGGCCAGCGAGAAAGCCTACTCgaccgtggagaaggaggtgctggCAATAAAGTGGACCCTGGAGAAGCTTCGCTACTACCTCATCGGACGCACCTTCACCCTGGTCACAGACCACGCCCCACTGAAGTGGATGGCCACGGCCAAGGATACCAACGCCTGGGTGACGCGCTGGTTCCTGGCCCTGCAGGATTATCACTTCCAGATGGTCCACCGGCCCGGACGCGCACATGCCAACGCAGACGCACTGTCCCGGAGGGACGCCTGCTTAGGCCTATCCCGGGGGGTCCCCGACTTGCAGCTGAGGGTGGGGctgtgtggcaaccccgatccgacggaggagttcgagccccgccagcgccctctccgcggcAGGTAGTCCGTGGGAGATATGTGCCGCTCGGCGCAGCGAAAATTCACATAAAACAATCACTGTAaacattataataatttaaGGGAAGAATGTTGTTAATAAGAGTAAAGACCAAGTGTCAAGAAAGAATAAACTCTGCTGCTGCAGCGAGTCAGATACAGTCTATAAAGGtaagatatatagatatctaatgtattcatacattgtttatgtaggatatatatgtatatatagcctaATCATATTGTTTCTTCAATTTAAAAATAGCTGACTGTTTTTATTCCCCTTCTCTGGGATTATGTTCACAGTTTTGATCTCGGACGTCTGGTCGCTTATAGCAGAATATTCTATTACTGTTAAGTCAactatgaataataaaacacgccaaaccatgtgtcCTTTATCGTAgttacacgtatgacaaaaaaacgcGTGAAATTCAGctgtattcagtgaggtatgtatgattaattaaacgcgctgacagttcattgctcctgCCAAACGGATTGCACTGAGTGGAGCGGTTCCCcattccaagatggcggccccgcatCTCGTCAACGCCAGTAGGCAGTAGcgttcgatgctccgtctatgtCATAGGACAGGGGTTGGCAAGTAAGTTTGGCTTCGGGCCAAAAAAAATTCAGCCAGCAGGTGGCGGGCCAGAATATTAACAAAGGCTAGTTCATGGAATTGATTATTTAAAATGCATCTGGAATTTGCGACGCAGGCCCATCAGCTGGCTTAGTCATATGCCTACCACACACAACATGACTATATGTAGCCCTACTACATACAaggcctacatataaacaaGTGTATGCCCGGCCCCTAATCACGTCCATTTCATGTCTGATCACGTTATAGCCTGCCAACGCGAGTGTGATTATCGAAGTAAAAAATAAGTTAATTCATAATGTTTACATGTGTGGACCGTTTTGACTCTTATAAATGAAGGTTTAACTGTCTTTAAAAAATGAGAACTGCAAAAGCCATTTTTGGTATTGAACAAGAATTTTAATTCCGGTGCATCCCTAGTAGATTATTAATATATGTAAAACTGTCAGTTCGatattgttaaaaaaatagaagaaaatTATCTGAAAAGTCTGGCGGGCCAGATATTATGTCTGGCGGGCCAGTCATGGCCCGCGAGCTGCCAGTTGCCGAACCCTGATATGTGCTAGGCAGCCTGTATTCCATAGAtccgaccaatcacagaacggggagggacggcaagacgatgacgacgtctattcgacacacccatcgtcttctttCCATGGCTTCTTCCTCATCGAATTTCTGTCGCTCTACATACGTCATCTGGTATAATTGatacgattggctatgagctacgtacagactcatatgatagacattcgtagcgcccaataaacggctccgggcaatcgtaaaccacgccgCAAATACAAGAAAAttaatgtgtggttcccagacctcatctcaattgtagattgagatgaggtctgggcTGGCGTTAGCCAGGCACATCAGGACACAATATCCATTGAAAATTCATTGTTTCGATAAGGTCAAGGATACCTTTAATTTTAGTACATTGCATCCCTGTTACTTTGTTGCCTTTTCTTAGGTTATGTTTGAGTTGTGTGCTGGTtcatttgtttgtatgttaatGCATTTCTGATTACT contains:
- the birc2 gene encoding baculoviral IAP repeat-containing protein 2 isoform X2, yielding METLLELKKNQFLMALCRSGPPPDLQYDNSSELFRISTFARFPASGVTERSLARAGWYYTGVGNRVQCFRCNVTAEGWQAGDCPSEKHRQLSPSCPFIQSLPSTANLLSSSHSAFSPLRSAPVLPPLSAPGPAVVPAPALPAPSSQAEEPATYMNIGFSAPPPSSPLASRGVEDMSHQRPPVCHNPSMRREQERLDSFQAWTLSIITPGELAKAGFYFLGQGDRVACFSCGGQLSNWVPGDRAVSEHQRHYPNCRFVRGDRADNVSAAVVAPGLSNVSNPGMQQNEERLLTFVNWPSRIPVRPDQLAKAGFYYVGRNDDVKCFCCDGGLRCWESGDDPWVEHAKWFPRCEYLLQEKGQEFVHQIQARFPRLFEQLLTSGDNTSREFVDSPVVHVGPGEERSEDTVMMNTPVIKSALEMGFERSLVKQTVQSKILTSGENYKTVQELVSDLLSAEDQKREEEREMLAEAMASDGFTFLKRHQTALVQRLKSVESVLEHLREQNVITAEEYGGVQALPSGPQQTARLLELVLSKGNAASELFRNWIQKNDVLLLRDLMAQANEAVSPSQDLSELPMEEQLRRLQEERTCKVCMDKEVNIVFIPCGHLVVCKECAPSLRKCPICRGLVKGTVRTFLS
- the birc2 gene encoding baculoviral IAP repeat-containing protein 2 isoform X1, with translation METLLELKKNQFLMALCRSGPPPDLQYDNSSELFRISTFARFPASGVTERSLARAGWYYTGVGNRVQCFRCNVTAEGWQAGDCPSEKHRQLSPSCPFIQSLPSTANLLSSSHSAFSPLRSAPVLPPLSAPGPAVVPAPALPAPSSQAEEPATYMNIGFSAPPPSSPLASRGVEDMSHQRPPVCHNPSMRREQERLDSFQAWTLSIITPGELAKAGFYFLGQGDRVACFSCGGQLSNWVPGDRAVSEHQRHYPNCRFVRGDRADNVSLATAAAPGLGAAAAGPWQLSGAAAVVAPGLSNVSNPGMQQNEERLLTFVNWPSRIPVRPDQLAKAGFYYVGRNDDVKCFCCDGGLRCWESGDDPWVEHAKWFPRCEYLLQEKGQEFVHQIQARFPRLFEQLLTSGDNTSREFVDSPVVHVGPGEERSEDTVMMNTPVIKSALEMGFERSLVKQTVQSKILTSGENYKTVQELVSDLLSAEDQKREEEREMLAEAMASDGFTFLKRHQTALVQRLKSVESVLEHLREQNVITAEEYGGVQALPSGPQQTARLLELVLSKGNAASELFRNWIQKNDVLLLRDLMAQANEAVSPSQDLSELPMEEQLRRLQEERTCKVCMDKEVNIVFIPCGHLVVCKECAPSLRKCPICRGLVKGTVRTFLS